A portion of the uncultured Draconibacterium sp. genome contains these proteins:
- a CDS encoding RNA polymerase sigma factor gives MTKEEKFNKIVSENSERIRNICRYYNSNGEDQKDMYQEVLVNIWKSLDSFRGDSAMSTWVYRVTVNTSLTYTGKAFRHMKLMVNSDTTNLNSILDDENLKQKLAEEKLLDRMQLELNQLSVIDKALISLMLEGLSMKEIAEVIGITEPNVKVKIHRIKSQLKEKLKGEQL, from the coding sequence GTGACGAAAGAAGAGAAGTTTAACAAAATTGTATCTGAAAATAGCGAGCGGATCCGCAATATCTGCAGGTACTACAATTCAAATGGCGAAGATCAGAAAGATATGTACCAGGAGGTGCTAGTAAATATCTGGAAAAGTCTCGACAGTTTCAGGGGTGATTCAGCAATGAGTACCTGGGTTTACCGGGTGACTGTAAACACGTCGTTAACATATACCGGAAAGGCTTTCAGACATATGAAATTGATGGTAAACAGCGACACAACCAACCTGAACTCCATTCTCGATGATGAAAACCTGAAACAAAAACTGGCTGAGGAAAAGCTGCTTGATCGCATGCAGCTTGAGCTTAATCAGCTGTCGGTAATCGATAAAGCATTGATATCGCTGATGCTCGAAGGGCTGTCGATGAAAGAGATTGCCGAGGTTATTGGTATTACCGAGCCAAATGTAAAGGTGAAGATTCATCGAATTAAATCGCAATTAAAAGAAAAGCTGAAAGGAGAACAATTATGA
- the ggt gene encoding gamma-glutamyltransferase has translation MKKIALSLFTIVLAFQLIAQDRITGLTFATRSEVIAQNGMACTSQPLATQAALDILKAGGNAIDAAIAANTVLGLVEPTGNGMGGDLFAIVWDAKTKKLYGLNASGRSPYELTLDYFKENGYEKIPSYGPLPVSVPGCVDGWFELHNKFGSLPMKEVLDPAISYAENGFPLTELIAYYWGRSTFLSQYPGFEEIFMPDGKAPLKGEVFKNPYLANTFKLIAEQGRDVFYKGEIAEKIVEYVREQGGFLSMKDFEDHHSEWVEPISTNYRGYDVWELPPNGQGTAVLQMLNILENYDIASMGFGSPEYMHHFIEAKKLAYEDRAKYYSDMDFNDLPIDELISKEYGKERAALINENRAARSYPAGELEQGNTIYLTTADKDGNMVSLIQSNYRGMGSGMTPGKLGFILQDRGELFALEEDHMNVYEPHKRPFHTIIPAFITKDGEPYISFGLMGGAMQPQGHVQIVCNLIDFGMNLQEAGDAPRISHDGSSQPTGEKMNDGGRVSLESGFEYQTIRELMSKGHRIGYALGPYGGYQAIMWDKENKVYYGASESRKDGQAAGY, from the coding sequence ATGAAAAAAATTGCATTGTCACTCTTTACCATTGTTTTAGCCTTTCAATTAATTGCACAAGACCGAATTACAGGACTTACTTTTGCCACACGCAGCGAAGTAATCGCACAAAACGGAATGGCGTGTACCAGCCAGCCGCTGGCCACACAAGCGGCGCTTGACATTTTAAAAGCCGGCGGAAATGCCATCGATGCAGCCATTGCAGCCAATACGGTTCTGGGTTTGGTAGAACCCACCGGAAACGGCATGGGCGGCGACTTGTTTGCCATTGTTTGGGATGCAAAAACAAAAAAACTGTACGGCTTAAATGCCAGCGGTCGATCGCCTTACGAATTAACACTCGACTATTTTAAGGAAAACGGTTATGAAAAAATTCCGTCATACGGCCCCCTTCCGGTTTCAGTGCCGGGTTGTGTTGACGGCTGGTTCGAACTACACAATAAATTTGGCAGCCTGCCAATGAAAGAAGTCTTGGATCCTGCTATATCGTATGCCGAAAACGGATTCCCGCTAACCGAACTTATTGCTTATTACTGGGGGCGCAGCACCTTTTTAAGTCAGTACCCGGGATTTGAAGAGATTTTTATGCCCGATGGAAAAGCTCCCCTAAAAGGTGAAGTATTTAAAAATCCATACCTGGCCAACACCTTTAAATTGATTGCAGAACAGGGCCGAGATGTATTTTACAAAGGTGAGATTGCCGAAAAGATTGTAGAATATGTTCGTGAACAGGGCGGTTTTTTAAGCATGAAAGACTTTGAAGACCATCACTCAGAGTGGGTAGAACCTATTTCAACCAACTACCGCGGATACGATGTTTGGGAGCTACCTCCAAACGGACAGGGAACTGCGGTACTACAGATGTTAAACATACTGGAGAACTACGATATTGCGAGCATGGGTTTTGGCTCACCAGAATACATGCATCATTTTATTGAGGCAAAAAAGCTGGCTTACGAAGATCGTGCGAAATATTATTCCGATATGGATTTCAACGACTTGCCAATTGATGAACTGATCTCGAAAGAATACGGAAAAGAAAGAGCAGCACTGATTAACGAAAATCGTGCAGCGCGCTCCTATCCTGCCGGCGAACTGGAACAAGGGAACACAATCTATCTGACCACTGCTGATAAAGACGGCAACATGGTTTCGCTAATTCAAAGTAATTACCGCGGAATGGGCTCGGGAATGACGCCGGGAAAACTTGGATTTATCCTACAAGACCGTGGAGAACTCTTTGCACTGGAAGAAGACCACATGAATGTTTACGAACCACACAAGCGCCCGTTCCATACTATTATTCCGGCATTTATAACAAAAGATGGCGAACCATACATTAGTTTTGGATTAATGGGTGGTGCCATGCAACCACAAGGACATGTTCAGATTGTTTGCAACCTGATCGACTTTGGAATGAATCTGCAGGAAGCAGGCGATGCACCACGTATCAGCCACGACGGATCGAGCCAGCCGACCGGCGAAAAAATGAACGACGGCGGACGCGTTTCACTGGAGAGTGGATTTGAATACCAAACTATTCGCGAACTAATGAGCAAGGGACACCGCATTGGATATGCACTTGGACCTTACGGTGGTTACCAGGCGATAATGTGGGATAAAGAAAACAAAGTATATTACGGGGCTTCCGAATCGAGAAAAGACGGACAGGCGGCAGGCTATTAA
- a CDS encoding PD-(D/E)XK nuclease family protein, with product MNSSMERFLSQCAKFIYQKHQNELKDLCVVFPNRRAGVFFTHYLQKTVDGGAIGPNTTTINELMASYSSMQKGEKLQLISLLYDVFLKHTKTTETFDEFYFWGEILLADFNDIDRYLVNAKDLFTNVSDLKEIESVFDYLTDEQKKALEQFWGSMAVVDKKGFKEKYISIWDKLYPVYKDFKKQLAEKQLAYPGMQDREVAENLDDEKNNFPYKKYYIVGLNALNACEKRFFKHLQQLGKAEFLWDYDESYLEDQQNEAGYFLRTNLLEFPQPEDFELDVTQFNNRKNMKMVAVSSVYGQAQQVPNFLDETKKSYKKEFDNTAIVLADESLLFSALGAVPANIDKVNVTMGYSVRNSVVYGFLMLLVTLLKNKRKEDDNFVAYYRYVTDVLNHQLLGETETDACKAYINQLKNNNRITVPLADIDFSPLHKQIFTLPEKTADYSGYFLDVLAAFYRHLKNTEVDNTMLLELIYSIYQAIENLKAVVDDVLSEQQREVSEAVYFRLFSQYLGQVSVAFEGEPLSGMQVMGILETRCLDFENLIILGLNENKWPRKFTAPSFIPFNIRLGFGLPGIDEQDAMYAYYFYRLIQRAKNITATYSVVKEGIGTGELSRYGYQLQYDSVHKPDMLNLDFSFSNDPVEEIRIKSSKEIVAKLLANNSEDHPLSPSAINTYLSCKLKFYYQYVVRLPEPEEVKEEIDGVVFGNIFHDTLEELYKPYVGRVVEKSNIEKIQKDRVWLENEVTKQIAIHYLKKKLPLKGEIKLEGKTLLIFENAITYLRQLLKIDKDLAPFTVVSLEQRYKRWIKAGDNQICVGGMIDRVDRADGVTRVLDYKTGNVKTTRFSKVEDLFVRDAKDPKKEILQALIYSWGLATETNAAEIQAAIYPLRSLFAENFRAAVQLNYKDFFFDEVAEEFEVELAGLVAEIFSEQNVFAQTEHDKKCEYCAYRGICRRF from the coding sequence ATGAACTCAAGTATGGAACGATTTCTCTCGCAATGCGCTAAATTTATTTATCAAAAACATCAAAACGAGTTAAAAGATCTGTGTGTGGTTTTTCCTAATCGAAGAGCCGGCGTATTTTTTACTCATTATTTGCAGAAAACTGTTGATGGTGGGGCGATTGGTCCCAATACGACTACGATAAATGAATTGATGGCATCGTATTCGTCCATGCAAAAAGGCGAGAAACTACAGCTGATTTCTTTGCTTTACGATGTTTTTCTGAAGCATACTAAAACCACTGAAACTTTCGATGAATTCTACTTTTGGGGCGAGATATTGTTGGCTGACTTTAATGATATCGATCGATACCTGGTAAATGCCAAAGATCTGTTTACCAACGTTTCTGATTTAAAAGAAATCGAATCGGTTTTTGATTACCTCACTGATGAGCAGAAAAAGGCGCTGGAGCAATTTTGGGGAAGTATGGCCGTTGTGGACAAAAAAGGGTTCAAGGAAAAATACATATCGATTTGGGATAAGCTGTATCCGGTTTACAAAGACTTTAAGAAACAGCTGGCGGAAAAGCAATTGGCTTACCCTGGAATGCAGGATAGGGAAGTGGCTGAAAATCTGGATGATGAAAAAAATAATTTCCCGTACAAAAAATATTATATCGTAGGTTTAAATGCTCTGAACGCCTGCGAGAAACGATTTTTCAAACATCTGCAACAATTGGGGAAAGCTGAGTTTTTGTGGGATTATGATGAGTCGTATCTTGAGGATCAGCAAAATGAAGCCGGCTATTTCTTGCGAACAAATCTGCTGGAATTCCCGCAGCCTGAAGATTTTGAATTGGATGTGACGCAATTCAACAACCGGAAGAACATGAAAATGGTTGCTGTTTCGTCGGTTTACGGGCAGGCGCAGCAGGTGCCTAATTTTCTGGATGAAACAAAAAAGTCGTATAAAAAAGAGTTTGACAATACGGCGATTGTGTTGGCCGATGAAAGTCTGTTGTTTTCGGCCCTCGGCGCAGTACCCGCGAATATCGACAAGGTAAATGTTACCATGGGATATTCGGTGCGAAATTCGGTGGTTTACGGCTTTTTAATGTTGTTGGTAACCTTGCTGAAAAACAAACGAAAAGAAGACGATAATTTTGTAGCTTATTATCGTTATGTAACCGACGTGTTGAATCATCAGTTACTGGGTGAGACGGAAACGGATGCTTGCAAAGCATATATTAATCAATTGAAAAATAACAACCGTATAACTGTGCCGCTTGCTGATATTGACTTTTCGCCATTGCACAAACAAATATTTACACTGCCCGAAAAAACAGCAGATTACAGTGGCTACTTTTTAGATGTTCTTGCCGCGTTTTATCGTCATTTAAAAAATACCGAGGTTGACAATACCATGCTTTTGGAACTGATTTATTCTATTTATCAAGCCATTGAAAATTTAAAAGCTGTTGTTGATGACGTGTTAAGTGAGCAGCAGCGCGAAGTTAGTGAAGCCGTTTATTTCAGGCTGTTTTCGCAGTATCTGGGGCAGGTTTCTGTGGCTTTTGAAGGTGAACCGCTAAGCGGAATGCAAGTGATGGGAATTCTGGAGACCCGTTGTCTTGATTTTGAAAACCTGATTATTTTGGGATTAAACGAAAATAAATGGCCACGAAAATTCACGGCTCCGTCGTTTATTCCCTTTAATATTCGGTTGGGATTTGGTTTACCCGGCATCGACGAGCAAGACGCCATGTATGCCTATTATTTCTATCGGCTTATTCAGCGTGCAAAAAATATAACGGCTACATACAGTGTTGTGAAAGAAGGAATTGGAACGGGGGAATTGAGTCGTTACGGTTATCAGCTGCAATACGATTCGGTGCATAAACCTGATATGTTGAATCTCGATTTTTCATTTTCGAATGATCCCGTTGAGGAAATCCGCATAAAAAGTTCTAAAGAAATAGTAGCGAAACTACTGGCGAATAATTCGGAGGATCATCCGCTTTCGCCCAGTGCAATTAATACTTACCTCAGTTGTAAATTGAAATTCTACTATCAGTACGTAGTTCGTTTGCCCGAGCCCGAGGAGGTGAAAGAAGAGATTGATGGCGTTGTTTTTGGAAATATTTTTCACGATACACTTGAGGAATTGTACAAGCCTTATGTAGGCCGGGTGGTTGAGAAAAGTAATATTGAAAAAATACAGAAAGACCGTGTGTGGCTGGAAAACGAGGTGACTAAACAGATTGCCATACATTATTTAAAAAAGAAACTTCCGTTAAAAGGCGAAATCAAACTGGAGGGAAAAACTTTGCTGATTTTTGAAAATGCCATTACCTATTTGCGCCAACTATTAAAAATTGATAAGGATTTGGCGCCATTTACGGTGGTGAGCCTGGAGCAGCGCTACAAGCGGTGGATAAAAGCCGGCGACAATCAAATCTGTGTTGGTGGAATGATCGACCGCGTTGACCGGGCTGATGGCGTAACTCGCGTGCTCGATTATAAAACCGGGAATGTAAAGACAACAAGATTTTCGAAAGTTGAAGACCTTTTTGTGCGTGATGCAAAAGATCCTAAAAAGGAGATTTTGCAGGCTTTGATTTATTCGTGGGGATTGGCGACGGAAACCAATGCTGCAGAAATTCAGGCGGCCATTTACCCATTACGCAGCTTGTTTGCCGAGAATTTTAGGGCGGCAGTACAACTGAATTACAAAGACTTTTTCTTTGATGAAGTTGCTGAGGAGTTTGAAGTCGAATTGGCAGGATTAGTTGCCGAAATCTTTTCAGAACAAAATGTGTTTGCACAAACCGAACACGATAAAAAGTGTGAATACTGTGCGTATCGCGGAATCTGCAGAAGGTTTTGA
- a CDS encoding DUF2817 domain-containing protein: MEDTTTTNTIELIKKPSNNSSAKTILIIGVFHGEEPQGESVINRYLESGNFENLNNHLHFIPCLNPWGKERGVRGNHNGVDLNRNYPTKNWIETEKDEYYSGTHAASEITTRQMTELLGDLKPDIILTLHAPLKCVNYDGPAKELAEKISELCDYPVIADLGYPTPGSFGTYCGVERNIPTITLEYDDEEANESIYKKTEKVFDWLAVY; encoded by the coding sequence ATGGAAGACACAACCACAACCAACACAATTGAATTAATTAAAAAGCCCTCGAACAATTCCAGCGCAAAAACAATACTAATTATTGGTGTTTTTCATGGAGAAGAACCACAGGGCGAATCTGTAATCAACAGATACCTGGAGAGTGGTAATTTTGAAAACCTTAATAACCATTTACATTTTATCCCCTGCCTGAATCCCTGGGGAAAAGAACGTGGTGTTCGGGGCAACCATAATGGTGTAGACTTAAACCGTAATTACCCTACTAAAAACTGGATTGAGACCGAAAAAGATGAATATTACTCGGGTACACACGCCGCCTCAGAAATCACAACCCGTCAAATGACCGAATTATTAGGCGACTTAAAACCCGATATCATCCTAACACTGCATGCCCCATTAAAATGCGTTAACTACGATGGACCAGCAAAAGAACTGGCGGAGAAAATCTCTGAACTTTGCGATTATCCGGTAATTGCTGACCTGGGGTACCCTACTCCCGGATCGTTTGGAACTTACTGCGGTGTTGAGCGTAATATTCCAACCATCACATTGGAATACGACGACGAAGAAGCTAATGAAAGCATTTATAAAAAAACAGAAAAGGTTTTTGACTGGCTGGCCGTTTATTAG